A stretch of Cryptococcus neoformans var. neoformans JEC21 chromosome 10 sequence DNA encodes these proteins:
- a CDS encoding arp2/3 complex 21 kda subunit (p21-arc), putative gives MPAYHSAFNQDTSVRQVGNTAILPITTKIRGPAPLSSDPTQPDIIDESLDLFRANCLFRNFEIKGPADRLLIYLILFISDCLTKLAPTAGKPSPSYQEATKVLQTLSVDNFALPGDAGFPLNSLYHPPASRVDADHLRSYLTQTRCELALRLCDRLYPQEQVIGPDGQPTGQLGPRATKPSKWWMSFQKRRFMGRSLGV, from the exons ATGCCA GCATACCATTCCGCATTCAACCAAGACACCTCCGTCAGGCAGGTCGGCAACACCGCCATCCTCCCTATCACCACAAAGATCAGGGGGCCCGCACCCTTGTCCT CCGACCCAACTCAGCCAGATATCATTGACGAGTCTTTGGACTT GTTCAGAGCAAACTGTCTTTTCCGGAACTTTGAGATCAAGG GCCCCGCGGACCGTCTCCTCATCtacctcatcctcttcatctccgaTTGTCTCACCAAGCTCGCCCCTACCGCCGGCAAGCCCTCTCCGTCTTACCAGGAAGCCACCAAGGTCCTCCAAACCCTTTCAGTTGACAATTTTGCTCTTCCTGGCGATGCCGGATTTCCTTTGAATAGCTTGTACCACCCTCCTGCCTCTCGAGTGGATGCCG ACCACCTCCGATCGTACCTTACCCAAACTCGGTGTGAGCTTGCTCTCCGTCTGTGTGATAGGCTTTACCCCCAGGAGCAGGTGATCGGCCCTGATGGACAACCAACGGGACAGCTGGGACCTAGGGCCACAAAACCTAGCAAGTGGTGGATGTCTTTCCAGAAGAGACG ATTCATGGGAAGATCGCTTGGCGTTTAA
- a CDS encoding dolichyl-phosphate-mannose-protein mannosyltransferase, putative, translating into MHRGIPSPPATRRHTAIQHTPWENRVPPSAYGSARPHSAFLEATPHDDAELPLFKDTNMELKRRFDEKQPVHLEQPVVDDDQGKWEKGYGAGPGIGGRRGLPPRQRIPGWKGIVQEHEEWVWAGVYTLLSMITRFWRIGAANYVVWDEAHFGKFGTHYIKRDFYFDVHPPLGKMLVGLAGLLSGYQGNFEFKSGVAYPEDVPYTAMRVMLASFGVALVPLAWFTSGELGWSRWTRHWVTICVLCDIGWLCISRFILLDSMLLFFTFTTTLGLVKFRNQRHAPFSDDWWIWLVFTGWSIGCVCSVKWVGMFITALVGLYTIEDLWEKFGDLSMPIRTYITHWVARITCLIILPFIVYASCFKIHFLILNRSGPGDAQMSSLFQAHLRGNDFAESPLEIAYGSTVTLKNYGYGGGLLHSHVQTLPVGSLQQQVTCYHYKDENNNWQIVPPWGADPVDPDGPIRFLKDGDEIRLVHTQTGRNMHSHAIAAPVTKESWEVSGYGNLTIGDENDLWIVEVVDDTHTSKKNNEDGRIHSLTTRMRLKHRQLNCYLRAANAVLPQWGFKQVEVSCTKENNPKDLHTYWNVESHWNDRLPAGNAKLYKSPFWRDFVHLNVAMWTSNNALVPDPDKEDILASQPFDWPFLHLGLRMCGWGDHQIKFYLLGTPIIWWFSTISLAIGLGLAAWYVARMQRGYKEWKAGEWDHWLWAGKVAFGGWALHFFPFLIMGRVTYLHHYLPTLYFAVLMAGHILDHFFFASSTRSHTKKLIWFAVWAGVVILSFWWFKDLALGISGNVNNHWGWGWRSSWNIYN; encoded by the exons ATGCACAGGGGCATACCATCCCCGCCAGCAACACGCAGACACACAGCCATACAACACACTCCCTGGGAGAACAGAGTACCTCCCTCCGCCTACGGCTCAGCACGCCCACACAGCGCTTTCCTCGAGGCAACGCCCCACGACGACGCAGAGCTCCCGCTCTTCAAGGACACCAATATGGAGCTCAAGAGACGTTTCGATGAAAAACAACCGGTGCATCTAGAGCAGCCTGTCGTGGACGACGACCAGGGCAAGTGGGAAAAGGGGTACGGCGCGGGACCAGGAATCGGCGGGCGAAGAGGTCTGCCGCCTAGACAGAGAATACCGGGATGG AAGGGTATCGTGCAGGAACACGAAGAATGGGTATGGGCAGGGGTCTACACTTTGCTGAGTATGATTACGCGATTCTGGCGCATCGGTGCCGCCAACTACGTCGTCTGGGACGAGGCTCATTTCGGCAAGTTTGGAACACACTACATCAAACGTGATTTCTACTTTGATGTCCACCCGCCGCTCGGCAAGATGCTGGTCGGTCTTGCAGGTTTGCTCTCAGGCTACCAGGGCAACTTTGAATTCAAGTCGGGTGTTGCGTACCCGGAAGATGTGCCGTACACGGCGATGAGAGTCATGTTGGCCAGCTTTGGTGTGGCTCTCGTGCCGCTTGCTTGGTTTACTTCTGGAGAATTGGGATGGAGCAGGTGGACAAGGCATTGGGTGACCATTTGTGTCCTGTGTG ACATCGGATGGCTTTGTATTTCCCGATTTATTCTCCTCGACTCCATGCTTTTGTTCTTCACCTTTACGACGACTCTTGGTCTTGTCAAGTTCCGCAACCAACGACATGCCCCATTTAGCGACGACTGGTGGATCTGGCTTGTCTTCACGGGATGGTCGATCGGTTGTGTGTGTAGTGTCAAGTGGGTGGGAATGTTTATCACCGCGCTTGTCGGCCTTTACACGATTGAAGATTTGTGGGAAAAGTTTGGTGACCTTTCCATGCCCATT CGCACGTACATCACCCACTGGGTTGCCCGAATCACCTGCCTTATAATCCTTCCCTTTATCGTCTACGCTTCGTGCTTCAAAATAcacttcctcatcctcaaccgATCGGGCCCCGGTGATGCCCAAAtgtcttccctcttccaagcCCATTTGCGTGGTAACGACTTTGCCGAGTCTCCTCTCGAAATCGCCTACGGCAGTACCGTCACCTTGAAAAACTATGGCTATGGCGGTGGTTTACTGCATTCGCACGTGCAGACTTTGCCCGTGGGAAGTCTCCAGCAACAGGTCACGTGTTATCACTACAAGGACGAGAATAACAACTGGCAGATCGTACCTCCTTGGGGCGCTGATCCTGTTGATCCAGACGGACCGATTAGGTTCCTGAAGGACGGCGATGAGATCCGACTCGTGCATACCCAAACTGGACGGAACATGCACTCTCACGCTATCGCTGCGCCAGTCACCAAGGAGAGCTGGGAAGTCTCTGGGTATGGTAATCTTACCATTGGCGACGAGAATGATCTTTGGATTGTCGAGGTCGTCGATGATACCCACACATCCAAGAAGAATAACGAAGACGGTCGTATCCACTCGTTGACCACACGAATGAGGCTCAAGCACCGCCAACTGAATTGTTACCTCCGCGCCGCCAACGCCGTCCTGCCTCAGTGGGGTTTCAAGCAGGTAGAAGTTTCCTGTacaaaagaaaacaatCCCAAGGATTTACACACGTACTGGAACGTCGAATCTCACTGGAACGATCGAT TGCCCGCTGGGAACGCCAAGCTGTACAAATCTCCCTTCTGGCGCGACTTTGTCCACCTCAACGTTGCCATGTGGACATCCAACAATGCTCTCGTCCCGGACCCGGACAAGGAAGACATTCTCGCTTCACAACCATTCGACTGGCCATTCCTCCATCTTGGTCTTCGTATGTGTGGCTGGGGCGATCACCAAATCAAATTTTACCTCCTCGGCACACCCATCATCTGGTGGTTCTCAACTATCAGCTTGGCTATTGGTTTAGGTCTGGCTGCTTGGTATGTGGCGAGGATGCAGAGGGGGTACAAGGAGTGGAAAGCGGGAGAGTGGGATCATTGGCTTTGGGCGGGTAAGGTGGCGTTTGGTGGCTGGGCTTTGCATTTCT TCCCCTTTTTGATTATGGGTCGAGTTACCTATCTTCACCATTAT CTTCCTACATTATACTTTGCTGTTCTCATGGCCGGGCACATCCTCGACCACTTCTTTTTCGCTTCCTCCACCCGCTCACACACTAAAAAGCTCATTTGGTTTGCCGTCTGGGCAGGAGTGGTGATACTGAGCTTCTGGTGGTTCAAGGACCTCGCGCTTGGTATCTCTGGTAACGTGAACAATCactggggatggggatggaggTCATCTTGGAATATCTACAACTGA
- a CDS encoding GTPase, putative, translating to MSSQTSENRLSVSAAFLTQSVKLSESTSIKFEIWDTAGQERYKSLAPIYFRNSNAAVIVYDITQPPETSFEKAKSWVRELQRQADPSIVIMLVGNKTDMESQRKTSREIGEQYAKEEGLLFAEASAKTGEGVEELFMEIAKKLPLAPPPPRGQVAGGKGVQVSGQEDSATPSACTC from the exons ATGAGTTCTCAGACTTCAG AGAATCGACTATCGGTGA GCG CTGCATTTCTTACTCAATCAGTAAAGCTTAGCGAGTCTACATCTATCAAATTCGAGATATGGGATACG GCAGGACAAGAAC GCTACAAATCGCTGGCTCCCATCTACTTTAGAAACTCAAACGCCGCTGTAATTGTTTACGACATTACCCAA CCGCCTGAG ACATCCTTTGAAAAGGCCAAGTCTTGGGTGCGGGAACTCCAACGTCAGGCTGACCCGTCAATCGTGATTATGCTTGTCGGAAACAAGACAGATATGGAATCTCAGCGGAAAACTTCTCGTGAGATTGGTGAACAGTatgccaaagaagaaggattgcTGTTTGCAGAAGCTAGTGCAAAGACCGGGGAAGGAGTCGAGGAACTTTTTATGGAGATCG CTAAAAAGCTTCCTCTTGCcccaccgccgccgagAGGGCAAGTTGCTGGTGGTAAAGGTGTTCAAGTATCCGGACAGGAAGACTCTGCCACTCCTTCAGCTTGTACATGTTAA
- a CDS encoding dihydrofolate reductase, putative, whose product MFPPGTTCKSNSTPSQHRCMRPLLNALRTMQTTAKSSTPSITAVVAATAENGIGLNGGLPWRLPGEMKYFARVTTGETPSSDPSEQNVVIMGRKTWESIPSRFRPLKNRRNVVISGKGVDLGTAENSTVYTDIPSALSALRSTTESGHSPRIFLIGGATLYTSSLLPSSVPSLNSSTSTSPLPFSRPLIDRILLTRILSPFECDAYLEDFAAHTKPDGSKVWKKASIKEFREWIGWDIEEQVEEKGVKYIFEMWVLNQ is encoded by the exons ATGTTCCCCCCCGGCACGACTTGCAAATCCAACTCGACTCCATCCCAGCACCGGTGTATGCGGCCGCTCCTCAACGCCCTCCGCACGATGCAGACCACAGCCAAGTCGTCCACCCCGAGCATAACAGCCGTCGTCGCAGCCACGGCCGAGAATGGCATCGGTCTCAACGGTGGCTTGCCATGGAGATTACCAGGCGAAATGAAGTACTTTGCTCGAG TCACCACCGGCGAGACACCTTCATCAGATCCCAGCGAACAGAATGTAGTCATCATGGGCCGCAAGACATGGGaatccatcccttccagGTTCAGACCTTTGAAAAACCGCCGGAACGTGGTCATCTCAGGTAAAGGCGTGGACCT GGGAACGGCGGAAAATTCTACTGTCTACACTGACATACCCTCTGCCCTCTCCGCCTTGCGTTCTACCACGGAAAGCGGCCATTCACCCCGTATATTCCTCATCGGCGGCGCAACCCTCTACACCAGCTCTCTCCTCCCGTCCAGCGTTCCCTCTCTCAACTCGTCAACCTCcacatctcctcttcctttttcccgGCCCCTGATCGACCGTATTCTCCTCACTCGAatcctttccccttttgAATGCGACGCGTATCTTGAAGACTTTGCGGCACACACAAAACCTGATGGGAGCAAAGTTTGGAAAAAGGCTTCCATCAAAGAATTTAGAGAATGGATTGGATGGGATATCGAAGAAcaagttgaagaaaagggggTCAAGTACATATTCGAGATGTGGGTGTTGAATCAATAG
- a CDS encoding expressed protein translates to MQQPKKTSDWQDQGAANTQIFPSSSGWRPESLQEDGWATSSNTKILQTEHMSQVPPGSDLSYDVTERRSSDGSPLYSVYPSGNQGEMHDQTSAAGMASEIGSFQRSDIVNNPRSMQTSQEFDPGIEPSKASLTTEATLKRGMACKFCRRRKLRCSAERPKCSSCIKYKQECEYRTEEKPFSKVHPAQSQTARRMPPFSHQNLSHGFRPVHNTQSMGSIAGDTPHHPQQQRIMSAPSDHLVNQPWQSFAPRQPVVDFNYPVQIPNYSFPTPQMMPQNYSSPFDPNLPFPTYPQQRYMPEDPVRDSTSSSTQFPLVYLPQQPTVNPVVSSDLTVPISQRENLSREVPTPAISRDSQFTAQSTYTFPTVPALPPINAPSTAYPQTGPTLLPNDIAKQSQSSVSPEANDKSSSSAPTSVSSMLGLPPELHDNIDSVDNLSDRLGEFLFGPGENTATNQNISSKEASEWQKKRRTGKGQTAQWIAGGKTLGEAPDRNSLLLNSAEFDGLKDEHRNLLLDCFLAHVRLFFEMSIPRFRYRMTFMDKRRPSPALLNAMYLWATRLSQAPNSASMEERFFTEACRHLDAAAANSDRLIDAIRAAMLLSAYAYTNNRHHEGWLVAGIAVRLVLSTGIHRIPSLTFRAAPPTNPLLRTRSYLLPPPEDAIELAERVHAFWCVYSIERCGALATGFPSSISDDDILTPFGRPFDDISSQNVTSGDDITVRDLYRNGPIPVSERDSWYIRWVKAVTILERASKLAFLEPEEDSDYSRAWAEYLCLLSTPGTQSASSPPVYLNQPKYRNPKDYNECLFALNRLKKNLGVDGMSLLERKKMADVEGAELVFGTKLIILHHHFIATDMLLHDINSADADNNVAMQAARQSVDLFRSLPQIPAQEIDAEVILVWCMVAKCLIKELERFSRLGDVISCKTVSDDVDVIINELYRAGEVMDMSRTQAKAMEEMKKMALASQHV, encoded by the exons ATGCAACAGCCGAAAAAGACAAGCGACTggcaagatcaaggagcGGCAAACACCCAAATATTCCCCTCCTCCAGTGGATGGCGGCCTGAAAGCCTGCAGGAAGATGGGTGGGCTACATCGTCCAATACCAAGATATTACAGACAGAGCATATGTCCCAGGTGCCCCCAGGAAGTGATCTGAGCTACGACGTTACTGAACGTCGTAGCTCCGACGGCAGCCCCTTATACTCGGTGTATCCCTCTGGGAACCAAGGAGAGATGCATGATCAGACTTCTGCAGCAGGAATGGCGTCTGAAATAGGGTCATTTCAACGATCAG ACATAGTAAACAATCCCCGATCAATGCAAAC TTCTCAAGAATTTGATCCAG GTATTGAACCTAGTAAAGCTTCACTGACGACAGAAGCAACCCTGAAGAGAGGCAT GGCTTGCAAGTTCTGTCGCCGTCGGAAACTG AGGTGCTCTGCAGAAAGGCCAAAATGTTCCAGTTGCATAAAATACAAGCAAGAATGCGAATACAGGACTGAAGAAAAGCCATTCTCAAAAGTACATCCGGCCCAATCTCAAACAG CACGCCGAATGCCCCCGTTCTCTCATCAGAATCTTTCTCATGGCTTTCGTCCTGTCCACAATACCCAATCCATGGGCTCTATTGCGGGTGATACCCCGCATCATCCTCAGCAACAGCGCATCATGTCGGCACCCTCGGACCACCTTGTGAATCAGCCCTGGCAAAGTTTTGCTCCTCGTCAACCAGTGGTGGACTTCAACTATCCTGTGCAGATACCAAACTACTCATTCCCCACTCCCCAGATGATGCCTCAAAACTATAGTTCTCCGTTTGATCCCaatcttccatttcctACGTATCCTCAACAACGTTATATGCCGGAAGATCCTGTCCGTGACAgcacttcttcaagcacACAGTTCCCACTCGTTTATCTACCCCAGCAACCTACCGTCAATCCCGTTGTGTCATCTGATCTCACAGTCCCGATATCCCAGAGAGAGAATCTTAGCCGAGAGGTTCCAACACCGGCCATCTCCAGGGATTCGCAATTTACAGCCCAGTCAACATATACCTTCCCTACGGTGCCCGCTTTACCCCCAATAAACGCGCCATCTACCGCATATCCTCAAACTGGTCCTACTTTACTCCCAAATGATATCGCAAAGCAATCTCAGAGTTCTGTGTCCCCCGAAGCTAATGACAAatcttcgtcttctgcTCCTACTTCTGTTTCCTCCATGCTTGGCCTCCCACCCGAGCTGCACGACAACATTGATTCTGTGGATAATCTATCAGATCGTCTAGGAGAATTTCTTTTTGGTCCCGGCGAGAATACAGCGACGAACCAAAATATTTCATCGAAAGAGGCATCAGAgtggcagaagaagaggagaacaGGCAAGGGACAGACCGCGCAATGGATTGCGGGAGGGAAAACACTGGGGGAAGCTCCTGATCGGAATTCGCTGTTGTTAAACAGTGCGGAATTCGATGGACTGAAAGATGAACATCGAAATCTCCT GTTGGATTGCTTCTTGGCACATGtccgtctcttcttcgaaaTGAGCATACCAAGGTTCCGATATCGTATGACATTTATGGACAAGCGAAGACCTAGTCCAGCATTGTTAAATGCGATG TACCTTTGGGCTACTCGATTATCTCAGGCGCCTAATTCGGCATCCATGGAGGAACGTTTCTTCACGGAAGCATGTCGACATCTGGATGCGGCTGCTGCAAATAGCGATAGGTTGATTGACGCCATTCGAGCAGCTATGCTTCTCAGTGCTTACGCTTATACGAACAACCGTCATCATGAA GGATGGCTTGTGGCCGGTATTGCCGTCAGGCTTGTCTTGTCCACAGGTATACATAGAATCCCCTCTCTTACTTTCAGAGCTGCTCCTCCCACGAATCCATTACTGCGTACCAGATCATACCTACTCCCGCCCCCGGAAGATGCCATTGAGTTGGCCGAGCGCGTGCACGCGTT CTGGTGTGTCTACTCAATCGAACGTTGCGGTGCTCTAGCGACTGGTTTCCCGTCGTCCATTAGCGATGACGATATTCTTACACCTTTCGGGCGACCATTTGATGACATCTCTTCT CAAAATGTTACGTCCGGGGATGATATCACAGTTAGAGATCTCTATCGAAACGGGCCTATACCGGTCTCAGAACGCGATAGCTGGTA CATCCGCTGGGTCAAGGCTGTTACCATTCTCGAGCGTGCTTCGAAGCTGGCATTCCTTGaaccagaagaagattcgGATTATAGCCGCGCTTGGGCAGAGTatctttgccttctttctACACCTGGTACCCAgtcagcttcttctcctcccgTGTATCTCAATCAACCGAAATATAGAAATCCCAAAGACTATAACGAATGTCTTTTTGCGCTAAACAGATTGAAAAAAAATCTGGGGGTTGATGGAATGTCGCTgttggaaaggaaaaaaatgGCTGATGTCGAGGGGGCTGAACTGGTGTTCGGAACAAAGTTAATTATTTTG CATCATCACTTCATTGCCACTGATATGCTCTTGCACGATATCAACTCTGCAGATGCTGATAATAACGTGGCTATGCAAGCCGCGCGTCAAAGTGTCGATTTGTTTAGAAGTTTACCACAAATA CCTGCCCAGGAGATTGATGCCGAAGTGATTTTGGTCTGGTGCATGGTAGCCAAGTGCCTGATCAAAGAGTTAGAGAGGTTTTCCCGACTGGGAGATGTAATAT CTTGCAAAACAGTTTCCGATGATGTCGACGTTATTATTAATGAGCTTTATCGTGCAGGGGAGGTGATGGACATGTC CCGTACACAAGCCAAAGCcatggaagagatgaagaagatggctCTCGCGAGTCAGCATGTGTGA
- a CDS encoding nucleolar essential protein 1, putative, producing the protein MSDTPSSDTPPKRRAADTTAVPPQKSSKMSATAPPFNPTRPLTKKPAASFHDIAQEFKPKVKTEEVEDAMEVDKEAEGSARVTKPLPGGKRNVQRADFVPVQASVPKSTEDKENTRRLIVVLSQACLEAYKISSGSAGKSSAKEAKYALLNCDDHQGILAKTGRDIADARPDITHQCLLTLLDSPLNKAGLLQVYIHTAKGVLIEVNPSVRIPRTFKRFSGLMVQLLHKLSIRGVNGSEKLLRVIKNPITDHLPTNCIKLTLSADAPTVRLSKYLNTLPESHSVCVFVGAMARGADNFADQFVDQKVSISDYSLSASVACGKFCCAMEEIWDIV; encoded by the exons ATGTCAGACACCCCTTCCTCAGACACCCCTCCCAAACGACGTGCTGCCGATACCACCGCCGTTCCTCCTCAAAAATCTTCCAAAATGTCCGCGACAGCTCCTCCCTTCAATCCTACTCGCCCTTTAACGAAAAAACCTGCTGCTTCATTCCACGATATCGCCCAGGAATTCAAGCCCAAAGTCAAAACTGAGGAAGTAGAGGACGCTATGGAGGTGGATAAGGAAGCGGAGGGTTCTGCGAGGGTTACAAAGCCTCTGCCTGGTGGGAAGAGAAACGTACAGAGGGCGGACTTTGTACCCGTCCAGGCTTCTGTGCCTAAGTCTActgaggacaaggagaatACCAGAAGATTGATTGTTGTGCTTTCACAA GCTTGCCTCGAAGCATACAAGATTTCGTCTGGCTCGGCAGGCAAGAGCTCtgcaaaagaagcaaaGTACGCTTTATTGAACTGTGACGACCATCAGGGAATCTTGGCCAAGACAGGTAGAGATATTGCCGATGCTCGACCTGACATCACACATCAA TGCCTTTTGACCCTTCTTGACTCTCCTCTCAACAAAGCCGGCCTCTTGCAGGTGTATATCCATACGGCAAAGGGTGTATTGATCGAGGTGAACCCTAGTGTTAGGATACCGCGAACCTTCAAGCGTTTTTCTGGGTTGATGG TTCAATTGCTTCACAAACTTTCCATAAGGGGTGTTAACGGTAGCGAGAAGCTTTTGAGAGTTATCAAGAACCCTATCACTGATCACCTTCCTACCAACTGCATCAAACTTA CCCTTTCCGCCGATGCCCCAACTGTTCGATTGTCCAAGTACCTTAATACTCTTCCTGAGTCCCATTCTGTCTGTGTCTTCGTTGGTGCCATGGCTAGAGG AGCGGACAACTTTGCAGACCAATTTGTTGACCAAAAGGTCTCAATCAGCGATTACAGTCTTTCGGCGTCTGTGGCATGTGGGAAGTTCTGCTGTGCGATG GAGGAGATTTGGGACATTGTCTAA